From a single Desulfobulbaceae bacterium DB1 genomic region:
- a CDS encoding ferredoxin, which yields MGKKVTFLPDRTTITVEDGENLLAAAAGAGVYLHAYCGGDGVCGKCKVKIVEGEVAADRGQHLKSTEYDQGIRLACQASVVSDVVVEIPAQMGKDGKALRRKPKTTRAISARSLEALIGKWDVDPPVEKRFLKLDPPSLEDNVPDLQRLLRAIRKGCYECKEPTYDHPEMLKELPFILREAKWEVTVLMLRGKRSEEPDRIIAIEPGNTTDRLYGLAVDIGTTTVGGILMDLNSGKVLAESSAYNGQIPYGEDVISRIIYSQRPGGLRILQERVVHTINEIIQSVCRKVVISPSDISYIMAAGNTVMSHLLLGIDPKFIREAPYVPTCSQFPLTRAAGLGVMAHSSVRLFLYPSISSYVGGDIVSGVHACQMHKSPELTLFIDIGTNGEIVVGNQDWMMCTACSAGPAFEGGGIRHGMRASSGAIENFHIHPQTYDPMIITIDRTKPRGICGSGLISIVSELFEAGVVDQQGKFNRSIDHPRIREGLDGYEYVLAWSKDSLIGEDIVITEVDLDNLIRAKGAMYAGYLTLLDSVGMTFTDLDRIILAGNFGAYLDLEQAISIGLLPDINREKFFYLGNGSLLGAQISLDDHKRFRERSEVSKLITNMELSESPDFMNHYMAALFLPHTDLSLFPSVKIKQAG from the coding sequence ATGGGGAAAAAAGTTACATTTTTACCGGACCGGACCACCATCACGGTTGAGGATGGAGAAAACCTGCTTGCCGCGGCGGCCGGGGCCGGGGTCTATCTGCACGCATACTGCGGCGGCGACGGCGTCTGCGGCAAATGCAAGGTAAAGATCGTCGAAGGGGAGGTGGCCGCTGATCGGGGCCAGCATCTGAAATCGACAGAGTATGACCAGGGAATCAGGTTGGCCTGCCAGGCGTCCGTGGTCAGTGATGTTGTGGTTGAAATTCCGGCGCAAATGGGAAAGGACGGCAAGGCCCTGAGGCGCAAGCCGAAGACCACCAGGGCTATTTCCGCCAGATCCCTTGAGGCGCTGATCGGGAAATGGGATGTGGATCCGCCGGTGGAAAAACGTTTCCTCAAGCTTGATCCCCCTTCCCTTGAAGACAACGTGCCGGACCTGCAGCGCCTGCTCAGGGCGATCCGCAAGGGCTGTTACGAATGCAAGGAACCAACCTACGATCACCCGGAGATGTTGAAAGAGCTGCCTTTCATCCTGCGGGAGGCAAAATGGGAGGTGACCGTCCTCATGCTGCGCGGCAAGCGGTCGGAAGAGCCGGACAGGATTATCGCCATCGAGCCGGGCAACACCACCGACCGTTTGTATGGTCTGGCGGTTGACATCGGCACCACCACGGTGGGCGGCATCCTGATGGATCTCAATTCCGGCAAGGTGCTGGCCGAGTCTTCGGCCTATAACGGTCAGATTCCCTACGGCGAGGACGTCATTTCCCGCATTATCTATTCCCAGCGACCGGGTGGGCTGCGCATCCTGCAGGAAAGGGTGGTGCATACCATCAATGAGATTATTCAGTCGGTCTGCCGCAAGGTGGTGATCAGCCCCAGCGATATCAGTTATATCATGGCGGCCGGCAATACGGTTATGAGTCATCTGCTGCTCGGCATTGATCCGAAATTTATCCGCGAGGCCCCCTATGTGCCGACCTGCAGCCAGTTTCCGTTGACCCGGGCCGCGGGGCTCGGCGTCATGGCCCACTCCTCGGTGCGTCTCTTTCTTTATCCTTCCATTTCGAGCTATGTGGGAGGCGATATCGTCTCCGGTGTTCATGCCTGTCAGATGCACAAGAGCCCCGAGCTGACCCTGTTCATTGATATCGGCACCAACGGCGAGATTGTGGTGGGCAACCAGGATTGGATGATGTGCACCGCCTGTTCGGCGGGGCCGGCCTTTGAGGGCGGCGGCATCCGCCACGGCATGCGGGCCAGCAGCGGGGCGATTGAGAATTTTCATATCCATCCCCAGACCTATGACCCGATGATCATCACCATTGATCGCACCAAGCCGCGTGGGATTTGTGGGTCAGGTCTGATCAGCATCGTTTCCGAGCTGTTCGAGGCGGGGGTGGTGGACCAGCAGGGGAAATTCAACCGATCCATCGATCATCCCCGCATCCGGGAAGGGCTGGATGGGTATGAATACGTGCTGGCCTGGTCAAAGGATTCGCTGATCGGCGAGGATATCGTCATCACCGAGGTTGATCTTGACAATCTGATCCGGGCCAAAGGAGCCATGTATGCCGGGTACCTCACCCTGCTTGACTCCGTGGGCATGACGTTCACCGACCTTGACAGGATCATCCTGGCGGGAAATTTCGGCGCGTATCTCGATCTGGAGCAGGCCATCAGCATCGGGCTGCTGCCGGACATCAACCGGGAAAAATTCTTTTATCTGGGCAACGGTTCGCTGCTCGGCGCCCAAATCAGCCTTGATGACCACAAGCGTTTCCGCGAAAGGTCGGAGGTGAGCAAATTGATCACCAATATGGAGCTCAGCGAAAGCCCGGATTTCATGAACCATTACATGGCCGCCCTGTTTTTGCCCCATACCGACCTGAGTCTGTTTCCGTCCGTCAAGATCAAGCAGGCGGGATAA
- a CDS encoding thioredoxin, translating into MADDKVLHVTDADFAQQILKSDIPALVDFWAPWCGPCKAIGPMINELAGEYAGKVKIVKMNVDENPETPGKYGIRAIPTLIFFKNGEVADQITGAVGKTQMMAMLDK; encoded by the coding sequence ATGGCGGACGACAAGGTTCTTCACGTAACAGATGCGGATTTCGCGCAACAGATTCTCAAATCGGACATTCCGGCCCTGGTTGACTTCTGGGCGCCCTGGTGCGGCCCCTGCAAGGCCATCGGCCCCATGATCAACGAACTTGCGGGCGAGTATGCGGGCAAGGTAAAGATCGTTAAGATGAATGTTGACGAGAATCCCGAAACCCCGGGAAAATACGGTATCCGCGCCATCCCGACCCTCATCTTTTTCAAAAACGGCGAAGTTGCCGATCAGATCACCGGCGCTGTCGGCAAAACCCAGATGATGGCCATGCTTGACAAATAA
- a CDS encoding thioredoxin-disulfide reductase has protein sequence MTTTDYQLVIVGGGPAGLTAGIYAARARLNVVLLEKGAPGGQVMNTDWVDNFPGFPEGISGFDLAEKMTAQAARFELATRLGEVRSMDLVGPVKKILLENGETITSQAVIIATGARPNQLGVPGEKELTGKGVSYCATCDGPFYRGLEIVVVGGGNTAIQEAIHLTKFAAKVSVIHRRDELRATKILQEKAFANDKIEFIMNSVVTEILGNKEVEEVGLKNVVTGEESTLAVKGVFVLIGTRPNNEMLPFDQLKNEAGFIVTDGEMRTSQPGVMAAGDIRSKLVRQIVNAAGEGAVACLAAEDYLGSLK, from the coding sequence ATGACAACCACTGATTACCAACTGGTCATCGTCGGCGGGGGACCGGCCGGACTCACGGCAGGCATTTATGCGGCCCGGGCACGACTGAATGTCGTGCTTCTGGAAAAAGGAGCCCCCGGCGGCCAGGTCATGAACACCGACTGGGTGGACAACTTTCCCGGTTTTCCGGAAGGGATCTCCGGATTCGATCTGGCGGAAAAAATGACCGCCCAGGCTGCCCGTTTTGAACTGGCTACCAGGCTGGGCGAAGTACGCTCCATGGACCTTGTCGGTCCGGTCAAAAAAATCCTCCTGGAAAACGGAGAAACCATCACCAGCCAGGCGGTTATTATTGCCACCGGCGCCAGACCGAATCAGCTCGGTGTTCCCGGCGAAAAGGAGTTGACCGGCAAAGGGGTTTCTTACTGCGCCACCTGCGACGGCCCTTTTTACCGGGGGCTTGAGATTGTTGTGGTCGGGGGCGGCAACACCGCAATCCAGGAGGCGATCCACCTCACCAAGTTTGCCGCCAAGGTTTCCGTCATTCACCGCCGGGATGAGTTGCGGGCCACAAAAATCCTGCAGGAAAAGGCCTTTGCCAATGACAAGATCGAGTTCATCATGAATTCGGTTGTCACGGAAATCCTCGGCAACAAGGAGGTCGAAGAAGTGGGTCTGAAAAACGTCGTTACCGGCGAAGAATCAACCCTTGCCGTCAAAGGCGTGTTCGTGCTCATCGGCACCCGGCCCAATAATGAAATGCTGCCCTTTGACCAATTGAAAAACGAAGCCGGCTTTATCGTAACCGACGGGGAAATGAGAACATCCCAGCCCGGCGTTATGGCGGCGGGCGACATCCGCAGCAAACTGGTCCGCCAGATTGTCAATGCCGCCGGCGAAGGCGCGGTCGCCTGTCTTGCCGCTGAGGACTACCTCGGCTCACTCAAATAA
- a CDS encoding sigma-54-dependent Fis family transcriptional regulator, with protein sequence MDRKTAEHELAETTTLYEITKVLASSIDLRECLHHVMKILAEKKGLHNGTVSIINPATSNLEIEVAFGLTAEARKRGKYRVGEGITGRVVASGAPIVVPQISEEPLFLNRTRSRGDIRQKMVSFLCVPIKQGQQSIGALSVDREYREGLEFDKDLRFLTIISGLIAQSVTRILAVSEERKRLERENILLKKELRGKYQIGNIISNSSRMQEVFEMIFRVADSNATVLLRGESGTGKTLVAKAIHYNSKREKKPFVAVNCSALPETLLESELFGHEKGAFTGASNLKKGRFEQAEGGTVFLDEIGDLSHPVQVKLLNVVQDREFQRLGGTAPIKCNVRLIAATHKDLEKAVESGNFREDFYYRLNVFPVYLPPLRERRTDILLLAEYFLKKFCAENEKNIPRITTPAIDLLMQYHWPGNVRELQNCMERAVLICDEDAIKSYHLPPTLQSSESTNAGNPLSLAAAVENFERELIIDALKRARGNQTRAARMLETSLRIINYKIHKYAIEPQGFKVEPP encoded by the coding sequence ATGGACCGGAAAACAGCTGAGCACGAATTAGCCGAAACCACGACATTGTATGAAATAACCAAGGTTCTGGCTTCGTCCATTGACCTGCGGGAATGTCTCCATCACGTCATGAAGATTCTGGCGGAAAAAAAAGGCCTGCATAACGGCACCGTCAGCATTATTAATCCTGCTACCTCCAATCTGGAAATTGAAGTGGCCTTCGGCTTGACGGCCGAAGCGCGGAAAAGGGGGAAATATCGTGTCGGCGAGGGCATCACCGGCCGGGTTGTGGCAAGCGGTGCGCCGATCGTGGTCCCGCAGATCAGCGAGGAGCCGCTGTTTTTGAACAGGACCAGATCCAGGGGGGATATCAGGCAGAAGATGGTTTCCTTTCTCTGTGTTCCTATAAAGCAGGGGCAGCAATCCATCGGTGCCTTGAGTGTCGACCGGGAGTATCGCGAAGGGCTCGAGTTTGACAAGGATCTGCGGTTTCTCACCATTATCAGTGGTCTCATCGCCCAGTCCGTCACCCGGATTTTGGCCGTCAGTGAAGAACGGAAGCGGCTGGAAAGGGAAAACATACTTTTAAAAAAGGAACTGCGCGGCAAGTATCAGATCGGTAATATCATCAGTAACAGCAGTCGCATGCAGGAAGTATTCGAGATGATCTTCCGGGTGGCTGATTCAAACGCCACCGTGCTGTTGCGGGGGGAGTCCGGCACCGGGAAAACCCTGGTGGCCAAGGCGATTCATTACAACAGCAAACGTGAAAAAAAACCTTTTGTGGCGGTGAACTGTTCCGCCTTGCCCGAAACCTTGCTTGAAAGCGAACTGTTCGGTCATGAGAAGGGGGCCTTTACCGGGGCCAGCAATTTGAAAAAAGGCCGTTTTGAACAGGCGGAAGGCGGCACCGTTTTTCTTGATGAAATCGGGGATCTGAGCCATCCGGTGCAGGTGAAGCTGCTCAATGTGGTGCAGGACCGGGAGTTTCAGCGACTGGGAGGAACCGCGCCGATTAAATGTAATGTACGGCTGATTGCCGCCACGCACAAGGATCTGGAAAAGGCGGTGGAAAGCGGCAACTTCCGCGAGGATTTTTATTACCGGCTCAATGTGTTTCCCGTTTACCTTCCGCCCCTGCGGGAACGGAGAACCGATATCCTGCTGCTGGCCGAATATTTTCTCAAGAAGTTCTGCGCTGAAAATGAAAAAAATATTCCCCGCATCACCACCCCGGCCATTGATCTGCTCATGCAGTATCACTGGCCGGGCAACGTCAGGGAGCTGCAGAACTGCATGGAGCGGGCAGTGCTGATCTGTGATGAGGATGCCATCAAGAGTTATCATCTTCCGCCCACCCTGCAGAGCTCGGAAAGCACCAATGCGGGAAACCCTCTTTCCCTTGCCGCGGCAGTGGAAAACTTTGAAAGGGAACTCATTATCGACGCCCTGAAAAGGGCCAGGGGAAATCAGACCCGGGCCGCCAGGATGCTGGAAACGAGCCTGCGCATCATCAATTATAAAATCCATAAATACGCTATTGAGCCCCAGGGTTTCAAGGTGGAACCGCCGTGA
- a CDS encoding FMN reductase translates to MKVVAFSGSARKGGNTAHLLNHVLAELEQEGISTELIELAGRSVPGCFACYKCFERKNSRCAVESDIINEAIEKMAEADGILLGSPTYFADVSASMKGLMERCGMVSRANGDMFQRKVGAGVVAVRRAGASHVFNSLNNFFTIGQMIIVGSSYWNIGIGREPGEVENDEEGIKTMRDLGRNMAWLLKRIKG, encoded by the coding sequence ATGAAAGTCGTTGCGTTCAGCGGCAGCGCCCGCAAAGGCGGGAACACCGCCCACCTATTAAACCATGTCCTGGCGGAGCTTGAACAGGAAGGAATATCCACCGAACTGATTGAACTTGCCGGCAGAAGCGTGCCGGGCTGTTTCGCCTGCTATAAATGTTTCGAGCGAAAAAACAGCCGTTGTGCGGTGGAAAGCGACATCATCAACGAGGCCATTGAAAAAATGGCCGAGGCGGACGGCATTCTGCTCGGTTCCCCGACCTATTTTGCCGATGTTTCCGCCTCGATGAAGGGCCTGATGGAACGCTGCGGCATGGTTTCCCGAGCCAACGGCGACATGTTCCAGCGAAAAGTCGGGGCCGGAGTGGTCGCCGTCCGCAGGGCCGGGGCATCCCATGTCTTCAACTCCCTGAACAATTTCTTCACCATCGGCCAGATGATCATCGTCGGCTCATCCTACTGGAATATCGGCATCGGCCGGGAGCCGGGAGAGGTGGAAAACGACGAGGAAGGAATCAAAACCATGCGGGATCTGGGTCGAAACATGGCCTGGCTGCTGAAAAGAATCAAGGGATAA
- a CDS encoding selenobiotic family peptide radical SAM maturase — protein sequence MKLKQIFPACFSTLTEDATCKLLKLAAGAGVEYFPQLLGGLGEKLDIPLYLADLARLEYAVFLVREQGEEKPVNGVDELIASPSLQLLRLDWKNLPHLLRAVAGDAAVPPLAGEEFVLVFRGPESGRVLVRPARGNDLLALKIVTEKISPAVAARAAGVAVGVIDRCLEKAVLQGILLAPPSRIRRDPAFFTHAEGVDERFFVSPVFTLQWHVTQTCDLHCRHCYDRSDRIALPLEQGLRILDDLRDFCIEHHVKGQVSFSGGNPLLYPHFLELYQGAVERNMMAAILGNPAPRSTMEKILAIEKPVFYQVSLEGLPEHNDYIRGPGHFERVLHFLELLKELGIYSMVMLTLTKDNMDQVLPLAGLLRDRTDLFTFNRLAMVGEGAQLQSADRQGFQDFLRHYLAAARKNPVISLKDNLLNIVRREENMPVFGGCAGYGCGAAFNFISILPDGEAHACRKFPSHIGNVFQSSISEIYHGERAARYRMGPAECASCSIRPVCGGCLAVVHGLGLDPFQNRDPYCFI from the coding sequence ATGAAACTCAAACAAATTTTTCCGGCCTGTTTCTCCACTCTCACCGAAGACGCAACGTGTAAACTGCTCAAGCTGGCGGCCGGCGCCGGTGTTGAATATTTTCCGCAACTGCTTGGTGGTCTGGGGGAAAAATTAGATATCCCCCTTTATCTTGCTGATCTTGCCCGGCTTGAATATGCTGTTTTTCTGGTGCGGGAGCAGGGTGAGGAAAAACCGGTGAATGGCGTGGATGAACTTATTGCCAGCCCTTCGTTGCAGCTTCTTCGCCTTGACTGGAAAAATCTTCCTCATCTTCTGCGGGCCGTGGCTGGAGATGCGGCGGTACCGCCCCTGGCCGGCGAAGAGTTTGTCCTTGTTTTTCGCGGTCCGGAGAGCGGCAGGGTGCTGGTGCGGCCGGCCCGGGGCAACGATTTGCTGGCCCTGAAAATCGTGACGGAAAAAATCAGCCCCGCTGTGGCCGCGCGGGCTGCCGGAGTTGCGGTGGGCGTCATTGACCGCTGTCTGGAAAAGGCGGTGTTGCAGGGAATTCTTCTTGCGCCGCCGTCTCGAATCAGACGTGATCCGGCCTTTTTCACTCATGCCGAGGGCGTTGACGAACGGTTTTTCGTTTCCCCTGTTTTCACCCTGCAGTGGCATGTCACCCAGACCTGTGATCTGCATTGTCGTCACTGTTATGACCGAAGCGACCGTATAGCCCTGCCCCTTGAGCAGGGGCTGCGCATTCTCGATGATCTCCGCGATTTCTGCATCGAACATCACGTCAAGGGACAGGTGTCTTTTTCCGGGGGCAACCCCTTGCTCTACCCGCATTTTTTGGAACTGTACCAGGGGGCGGTTGAGCGGAATATGATGGCGGCCATCCTCGGTAATCCGGCGCCGCGATCAACCATGGAGAAGATCCTGGCCATTGAAAAGCCCGTTTTTTATCAGGTCAGCCTGGAAGGATTGCCGGAGCATAATGATTACATCCGCGGCCCGGGTCATTTTGAGCGGGTGCTTCATTTCCTTGAGCTGCTCAAGGAGCTCGGCATCTACTCCATGGTCATGCTGACCCTGACGAAAGACAACATGGACCAGGTGCTGCCCCTGGCCGGTCTGCTGCGGGACCGGACGGACCTCTTTACCTTTAATCGTCTGGCCATGGTCGGCGAAGGGGCTCAGTTGCAGTCGGCCGACAGGCAAGGGTTTCAGGATTTTTTGCGGCACTATCTGGCCGCTGCCCGGAAAAATCCCGTTATCAGCCTGAAGGATAACCTGCTGAATATTGTCCGACGCGAAGAAAACATGCCGGTGTTCGGCGGGTGCGCCGGATACGGTTGCGGCGCCGCGTTTAATTTTATTTCCATCCTGCCGGACGGTGAGGCCCATGCCTGCCGGAAATTTCCCTCCCATATCGGCAATGTTTTTCAAAGCAGCATCAGCGAAATCTACCACGGTGAACGGGCCGCCCGCTATCGGATGGGACCCGCCGAATGCGCATCATGCTCGATCAGGCCGGTGTGCGGCGGCTGCCTTGCCGTGGTGCATGGCCTGGGGCTCGATCCCTTTCAGAACCGGGATCCCTATTGTTTTATTTGA